A genomic region of Kribbella sp. NBC_00382 contains the following coding sequences:
- a CDS encoding PadR family transcriptional regulator, producing the protein MGNRSGVLELAVLGLLHEAPMHGYELRKRVNAQFGWGRVLSFGSLYPGLKAMLRNGLISADAGTPDAGRRQKIVYTITADGKDHFAQAMHDAGPSAWEDDTFGVRFSFFGRTDPATRLRILEGRRARMEERLANFSAAMSRTAERVDAYTLELQRHGLESAEREVRWLNELIDGERSRQRPPEEHQPPVPPPN; encoded by the coding sequence ATGGGAAACCGCAGTGGGGTCCTGGAACTCGCCGTACTCGGCCTGTTGCACGAAGCGCCGATGCACGGTTACGAGCTCCGCAAGCGCGTCAACGCCCAGTTCGGCTGGGGTCGCGTGCTGTCGTTCGGATCGCTCTACCCGGGTCTGAAGGCGATGCTCCGCAACGGACTGATCTCCGCCGACGCCGGTACGCCGGACGCCGGCCGGAGGCAGAAGATCGTCTACACGATCACGGCCGACGGCAAGGACCACTTCGCCCAAGCGATGCACGACGCCGGACCGTCGGCGTGGGAGGACGACACGTTCGGCGTCCGGTTCTCGTTCTTCGGCCGGACCGATCCGGCCACCCGGTTGCGCATCCTCGAGGGCCGACGGGCCCGGATGGAGGAACGGCTGGCCAACTTCTCGGCCGCGATGAGCCGGACCGCGGAGCGGGTCGATGCGTACACCCTCGAGCTGCAACGGCACGGCCTGGAGTCGGCCGAGCGCGAGGTCCGCTGGCTGAACGAGCTGATCGACGGCGAACGCAGCCGGCAGCGGCCCCCTGAAGAGCACCAACCGCCTGTTCCACCCCCCAACTAA
- a CDS encoding inositol-3-phosphate synthase, producing MTSIRVAIVGVGNCASSLVQGVHYYRDAKPDERVPGLMHVQFGDYHVRDVEFVAAFDVDGKKVGLDLADAIGASENNTIKICDVPPSGVTVQRGHTLDGLGKYYRETITESDAAPVDVVAALREAQVDVLVCYLPVGSEQAAKFYAQCAIDAKVAFVNALPVFIAGTKEWADKFTEAGVPIVGDDIKSQIGATITHRVLAKLFEDRGVTVDRTYQLNVGGNMDFKNMLERDRLESKKISKTQSVTSQLVDKIDPRNVHIGPSDYVAWLDDRKWAFIRLEGRNFGDVPLSLEYKLEVWDSPNSAGIIIDAIRAVKIAKDRGIGGPILSASSYFMKSPPEQYADDVCRDLVEKFIKGEVER from the coding sequence ATGACTTCGATCCGCGTAGCGATCGTCGGTGTCGGCAACTGCGCCAGCTCGCTCGTCCAGGGCGTGCACTACTACCGCGACGCGAAGCCCGACGAGCGCGTCCCCGGTCTGATGCACGTCCAGTTCGGCGACTACCACGTCCGCGACGTCGAGTTCGTCGCCGCGTTCGACGTGGACGGCAAGAAGGTCGGCCTCGACCTCGCCGACGCGATCGGCGCCAGCGAGAACAACACGATCAAGATCTGCGACGTACCGCCGAGCGGTGTCACCGTGCAGCGCGGTCACACCCTGGACGGCCTCGGCAAGTACTACCGCGAGACCATCACCGAGTCCGACGCGGCGCCGGTCGACGTCGTCGCGGCGCTTCGTGAGGCGCAGGTCGACGTACTGGTCTGCTACCTGCCGGTCGGGTCGGAGCAGGCGGCGAAGTTCTACGCCCAGTGCGCCATCGACGCCAAGGTCGCGTTCGTCAACGCCCTGCCGGTGTTCATCGCCGGTACCAAGGAGTGGGCGGACAAGTTCACCGAGGCGGGCGTGCCGATCGTCGGCGACGACATCAAGTCGCAGATCGGCGCCACCATCACCCACCGGGTGCTGGCCAAGCTGTTCGAGGACCGCGGCGTCACCGTCGACCGGACCTACCAGCTGAACGTCGGCGGCAACATGGACTTCAAGAACATGCTGGAGCGCGACCGGCTGGAGTCCAAGAAGATCAGCAAGACCCAGTCCGTCACCTCGCAGCTGGTCGACAAGATCGACCCGCGCAACGTGCACATCGGCCCGTCGGACTACGTGGCCTGGCTGGACGACCGCAAGTGGGCCTTCATCCGGCTCGAGGGCCGCAACTTCGGCGACGTGCCGCTGTCGCTGGAGTACAAGCTCGAGGTCTGGGACTCGCCGAACTCGGCCGGCATCATCATCGACGCGATCCGCGCGGTGAAGATCGCCAAGGACCGCGGCATCGGCGGCCCGATCCTGTCCGCCTCGTCGTACTTCATGAAGTCGCCGCCGGAGCAGTACGCCGACGACGTCTGCCGCGACCTGGTGGAGAAGTTCATCAAGGGCGAGGTCGAGCGCTGA
- a CDS encoding ArsR/SmtB family transcription factor, whose protein sequence is MIELELTVQDLTKVRLTSDAVWETTASLTLINHRQHFQLHRHLQPRVPRDPDFDLALLLELTQADHFIPDLLGPMPSARPAHPLDQFARLASMDEQVLDSDLRVLRELGSRIGRMRCREYAERTAEAMAAYWSAVLEPLWERIEAITGADIAHRSVALASDGLERALDELHDAVTWAGDGLSLALGQGQVRLPSTGQGLWLLPLVFRGPGVMLADNSTPPVIAYSARGAGQLWERPVESIIGGLDALIGHSRAAILARLSVPLSTTSLAESLRLSPGTVSQHLAVLVSAGLCSSRRDGKRVLYSRTPRADLLLDIDAAQAR, encoded by the coding sequence ATGATCGAGCTGGAGCTGACGGTGCAGGACCTCACCAAGGTCCGGCTCACCAGTGACGCCGTCTGGGAGACGACGGCGAGTCTGACGCTCATCAACCACCGGCAGCACTTCCAGCTGCATCGGCACCTGCAGCCGCGGGTGCCGCGCGACCCGGACTTCGACCTGGCCCTGTTGCTCGAGCTCACCCAGGCGGATCACTTCATCCCCGATCTCCTCGGTCCGATGCCCTCGGCCCGCCCGGCCCATCCACTCGACCAGTTCGCGCGGCTCGCCTCGATGGACGAGCAGGTCCTCGACTCGGATCTGCGCGTACTACGTGAGCTCGGCTCGCGAATCGGGCGGATGCGCTGTCGCGAGTACGCCGAACGCACAGCCGAGGCCATGGCGGCGTACTGGTCGGCAGTACTGGAGCCCTTGTGGGAGCGGATCGAGGCGATCACCGGTGCTGACATTGCTCACCGGTCGGTCGCACTGGCCTCGGACGGACTCGAACGAGCGCTGGACGAGCTGCACGACGCAGTCACCTGGGCAGGGGACGGCCTGAGTCTCGCCCTAGGCCAGGGGCAGGTCCGGCTGCCGTCCACCGGCCAGGGGCTGTGGTTGCTGCCACTGGTCTTCCGGGGGCCGGGTGTGATGCTCGCGGACAACTCCACCCCACCAGTGATCGCGTACTCCGCGCGCGGCGCCGGCCAGCTCTGGGAACGCCCGGTCGAGTCGATCATCGGCGGCCTGGACGCCCTCATCGGCCATTCCCGGGCAGCGATCCTCGCGCGACTCAGCGTGCCACTCTCCACGACCTCCCTGGCCGAGTCCCTCCGTCTCAGCCCGGGCACCGTCAGCCAGCACCTCGCCGTACTCGTCTCAGCCGGCCTGTGCAGCTCCCGGCGAGACGGCAAGAGAGTCCTGTACTCCCGTACGCCGCGCGCCGACCTACTACTCGACATAGACGCAGCCCAGGCCCGCTGA
- a CDS encoding DUF72 domain-containing protein produces MQLHVGCAMWTHTPWNGRFLPHPLPASERLEAYATWCNAVEGNTTFYATPARATVEMWAAQVAADFRFVLKLPKVITHDLRLHDAADAELRTFLEAMRPLGSRAHALWIQLPASFGPSELGALAAFLRRAPSAFRYAVEVRHPAFFSDERVTQQLEQVLGQVGAEWVPFDTVTLFGTAASSYGEREAWLNKPRLPRRTRALTQYPIVRYIGRDDVEVTAAGWRYLADQTASWLREGRSPTVFLHTPDNVEALALARRFYDDVRALVPELVPALPSPVAVPAEPPTLF; encoded by the coding sequence ATGCAGCTGCATGTGGGGTGCGCGATGTGGACGCACACGCCGTGGAACGGGCGGTTCCTGCCGCATCCGCTGCCTGCCTCCGAGCGGCTGGAGGCGTACGCGACCTGGTGCAACGCGGTCGAGGGCAACACGACCTTCTACGCGACACCGGCGCGGGCGACGGTGGAGATGTGGGCCGCGCAGGTCGCGGCTGATTTCCGCTTCGTACTCAAGCTGCCGAAGGTGATCACGCATGACCTGCGGCTGCATGACGCGGCCGACGCGGAGCTGCGGACGTTTCTCGAGGCGATGCGGCCGCTCGGGTCTCGCGCGCATGCGTTGTGGATTCAGTTGCCGGCGTCCTTCGGTCCGTCCGAGCTGGGGGCGTTGGCGGCGTTTCTTCGCCGGGCGCCGTCGGCGTTCAGGTACGCGGTCGAAGTACGGCATCCGGCGTTCTTCTCCGACGAACGGGTGACGCAGCAACTCGAGCAGGTGCTCGGGCAAGTGGGTGCCGAGTGGGTGCCGTTCGACACCGTGACGCTGTTCGGGACGGCTGCTTCGAGTTATGGCGAGCGGGAGGCCTGGCTGAACAAGCCGCGGTTGCCTCGCCGGACGCGGGCACTGACGCAGTACCCGATCGTGCGGTACATCGGGCGGGACGACGTCGAGGTGACCGCGGCAGGCTGGCGTTACCTCGCGGATCAGACTGCGTCGTGGCTGCGCGAAGGGCGGTCGCCGACCGTCTTCCTGCACACGCCTGACAACGTCGAGGCGCTTGCGCTGGCTCGGCGGTTCTACGACGACGTCCGTGCGCTGGTACCTGAGCTGGTACCGGCGTTGCCGTCGCCGGTAGCTGTGCCGGCGGAGCCGCCGACCCTGTTCTGA
- a CDS encoding PEP/pyruvate-binding domain-containing protein translates to MLRSRLDDHEETPLIIPLAEATPANSGTKAAVLGRLLRAGFPVPPGFVIPINTHRTATTHPDPPKPHPLPNPNETPRPAEDHAVPAGSIEEQAVPGWSVEERAVPGVSGEDQTVPEGSGEGQAAPAMLVEEQAAPGRSGEDQAVPGRSGEEQAVPTGLVEGEAVPGRLVEERVVPAGLDEEQAVPAGSVEGAAVPEGWDEGQALLAGSVEDHAGFVDEPATLAVPAGLVEELGGVLEGWGDEPVAVRSSAVGEDGSSASAAGQYDSFLGVRGVPVVVDRVRAIWGSLWGRRAVAYRRAFGQEPGQPEETAPGIAVIVQRQVRADVAGVLFTADRRTPDDSTPTAVLEASWGLGESVVQGLVTPDAYTLTISGVLTRQLGTKATRRDAGPAGGVVVSEVSLEERERFCLDEGLVRRVVELGRAVADELGGPQDIEFAVEGERVWLLQARPITAPLTVVDPVEEEPGVLRGVGGSPGVATGPARVVEGVGDFGRVEKGDVLVCRFTDPAWTALFGVVAGVVTEVGGRLSHAAIVAREHRIPAVLGVAGVMSAVEDGQVITVAGNTGMVSVPGLLQP, encoded by the coding sequence GTGTTGAGGTCGAGGCTCGACGATCACGAGGAGACCCCGTTGATCATCCCGCTCGCCGAAGCCACGCCAGCCAACTCCGGCACCAAGGCGGCCGTCCTAGGCCGCCTCCTCCGAGCCGGCTTCCCAGTCCCACCCGGCTTCGTCATCCCCATCAACACCCACCGAACCGCCACCACCCACCCCGACCCACCCAAACCACACCCCCTCCCCAACCCCAACGAGACCCCTCGGCCAGCCGAAGACCACGCGGTACCCGCGGGGTCGATCGAGGAGCAGGCCGTGCCCGGGTGGTCGGTCGAGGAGCGGGCCGTGCCCGGGGTGTCGGGCGAGGACCAGACGGTGCCTGAGGGGTCGGGCGAGGGGCAGGCAGCGCCGGCGATGTTGGTCGAGGAGCAGGCGGCGCCTGGGCGGTCGGGCGAGGACCAGGCGGTGCCTGGGCGGTCGGGCGAGGAGCAGGCTGTGCCGACGGGGTTGGTCGAGGGGGAGGCCGTGCCTGGGCGGTTGGTCGAGGAGCGGGTCGTGCCCGCGGGGTTGGACGAGGAGCAGGCTGTGCCCGCCGGGTCGGTAGAGGGCGCGGCCGTACCGGAGGGGTGGGACGAAGGGCAGGCGCTGCTGGCGGGGTCGGTCGAGGACCACGCGGGGTTCGTTGACGAGCCGGCCACGCTGGCGGTGCCGGCGGGGTTGGTTGAGGAGTTGGGTGGGGTGTTGGAGGGGTGGGGGGATGAGCCGGTGGCGGTGCGGTCGTCGGCTGTGGGTGAGGACGGCTCGTCGGCTTCGGCGGCGGGACAGTACGACAGTTTCTTGGGGGTTCGGGGTGTGCCGGTCGTTGTCGACAGGGTGCGGGCGATCTGGGGTTCGCTCTGGGGGCGCCGTGCGGTGGCCTACCGCCGGGCGTTTGGACAGGAGCCGGGGCAGCCGGAGGAAACCGCGCCGGGGATTGCGGTCATCGTGCAGCGGCAGGTGCGTGCGGACGTTGCGGGAGTGCTGTTCACGGCCGACCGGCGGACCCCCGACGACAGCACGCCCACCGCAGTGCTGGAGGCGTCCTGGGGGTTGGGGGAGAGCGTGGTTCAAGGGTTGGTCACCCCGGACGCTTACACCTTGACCATCTCCGGCGTCCTTACCCGTCAGCTCGGCACGAAGGCCACCCGTCGGGACGCTGGGCCTGCGGGTGGGGTCGTGGTCAGTGAGGTCTCGCTTGAGGAGCGTGAGCGGTTCTGTCTTGATGAGGGGCTGGTTCGGCGGGTGGTGGAGTTGGGCCGGGCTGTCGCGGATGAGCTTGGTGGTCCGCAGGACATCGAGTTCGCGGTGGAGGGCGAGCGGGTCTGGCTTCTGCAGGCGAGGCCGATCACCGCTCCACTCACGGTCGTCGACCCGGTGGAGGAAGAGCCCGGCGTACTACGCGGAGTCGGTGGAAGCCCGGGAGTCGCGACCGGGCCTGCTCGGGTGGTGGAGGGGGTTGGGGACTTCGGGCGGGTTGAGAAGGGGGACGTCTTGGTCTGCCGGTTTACGGATCCCGCGTGGACTGCCTTGTTCGGGGTGGTTGCGGGAGTGGTGACCGAGGTGGGTGGGCGATTGTCGCATGCGGCGATCGTTGCTCGGGAGCATCGGATTCCTGCTGTGCTTGGGGTTGCCGGCGTGATGAGTGCGGTGGAGGACGGGCAGGTGATCACGGTTGCTGGGAACACCGGCATGGTCAGCGTTCCAGGTCTCTTACAGCCGTAG
- a CDS encoding transcriptional regulator: protein MADDRGVAGRFGLGQEVVADLLLDYQAYGWIGWSEFAGSGGWSLTDAGRVENERQLAAELEQVGGREVIQEVYEGFLPLNGRLQQACTDWQIRPTATDALAFNDHSEVDWDRKVIGELESLGQELQGISTRASAVLERFRGYDTRFAAAVDRVRSGDGSWVDRTGADSCHTVWFELHEDLIATLGLQRGAH from the coding sequence GTGGCTGATGATCGGGGCGTTGCGGGGAGGTTTGGGCTTGGTCAGGAGGTGGTCGCGGATTTGTTGTTGGACTACCAGGCTTATGGGTGGATCGGCTGGAGTGAGTTTGCTGGGTCTGGTGGGTGGTCGCTGACCGACGCTGGGCGGGTGGAGAACGAGCGGCAACTGGCGGCGGAGCTTGAGCAGGTGGGTGGGCGCGAGGTGATTCAGGAGGTCTATGAGGGGTTTCTGCCGCTCAACGGGCGGTTGCAGCAGGCCTGTACTGACTGGCAGATCCGGCCGACGGCGACCGACGCGCTCGCCTTCAACGATCACAGCGAGGTGGACTGGGATCGGAAGGTCATTGGGGAATTGGAGAGTCTGGGGCAGGAGCTTCAGGGGATCTCCACCCGGGCGAGTGCCGTGTTGGAGCGGTTCCGCGGGTATGACACTAGGTTCGCTGCGGCAGTCGACCGGGTGCGATCCGGGGACGGCAGTTGGGTTGATCGGACCGGGGCTGACTCCTGCCATACCGTGTGGTTCGAGCTTCACGAAGACCTGATAGCGACCCTCGGCCTCCAGCGAGGCGCGCACTGA
- a CDS encoding HAD family hydrolase, with protein sequence MGPIRHVLFDADGVLQDLPGGWYAAMEPYLGDSTREFLHRTWKDELPMLAGHGDYLPLLAATLAEYGVETPVEVVYQDVWHRIVPVEESFAIVEALRKKGYGVHLGTNQEKYRGGHMRTTLGYDDLFDVSCYSYDLGVAKPDPGFFVAAARRIGAEPSSTLFIDDSLPNVEAARSVGFVAERWDLSQGHGTLRALLLERGIEVLPPSG encoded by the coding sequence ATGGGTCCGATTCGGCATGTGCTCTTCGATGCTGACGGGGTCCTGCAGGACCTGCCCGGTGGCTGGTACGCGGCGATGGAGCCCTACCTCGGCGACAGCACGCGGGAGTTCCTGCACCGGACCTGGAAGGACGAGCTCCCGATGCTCGCGGGACACGGCGACTACCTGCCGTTGCTGGCGGCAACGCTCGCGGAGTACGGGGTGGAGACTCCTGTCGAGGTCGTCTACCAGGACGTGTGGCATCGGATCGTCCCGGTGGAGGAGTCGTTCGCAATCGTGGAAGCCCTTCGAAAGAAGGGCTATGGCGTGCACCTGGGCACGAACCAGGAGAAGTACCGCGGCGGACACATGCGGACGACTCTCGGCTACGACGACCTCTTCGACGTCAGTTGCTACTCCTATGACCTCGGCGTCGCCAAGCCGGATCCGGGCTTCTTCGTGGCGGCGGCGCGACGGATCGGGGCTGAGCCCTCGAGCACTCTGTTCATCGACGACAGCCTGCCCAACGTCGAAGCCGCGAGAAGTGTTGGGTTCGTTGCTGAGCGGTGGGACCTGAGCCAGGGGCACGGCACTCTCCGTGCCCTGCTGCTGGAGCGCGGCATTGAAGTGCTCCCGCCCTCGGGGTGA
- a CDS encoding pre-peptidase C-terminal domain-containing protein, with the protein MISKFRRTGALVGAGAVVFGALAVVAGNQADAQQQPLDQLLGQPTPGKTALVNLQSQLAEVAQRNGLSEARLRDTLATDKTAWLDSAGRLFFREPVLTPAQKAPEASPRWATEAVAAAEGSAFELHSKPGSNRVLYLDFDGHTITGTAWNADKAIDPVNVSAYDTDGNPAVFGTAEQDVVHEVWARVAEDYAAFDVDVTTQQPSQDAINRTSTTDQQYGTRVLIDPDTWYQSGCGCGGVAYIGVYDNSSQHDYYQPALVFTKGVGTGAKNIAEAASHEAGHNVGLGHDGTASVGYYEGHGSWAPIMGVGYYRGISQWSKGEYAGANNPEDDYSVIGTHGLALRTDEAGDTTGAAATLAVGVTANGFIAAETDTDVYRVDVTTAGNYTATASAAAIGANLDIKLDLLNSAGTVVTSADPASGQSNAGTPTGLSATVTSTLQPGTYYLRIDNVGYGDPLNTGYSTYGSRGAYALAINPS; encoded by the coding sequence ATGATCAGCAAATTCCGCCGTACCGGTGCGCTTGTAGGTGCCGGTGCCGTCGTCTTCGGAGCGCTGGCAGTTGTTGCCGGCAACCAAGCCGACGCGCAACAGCAACCGCTCGACCAACTGCTCGGCCAACCCACTCCTGGCAAGACCGCGCTGGTGAACCTGCAGTCGCAGCTTGCAGAAGTTGCCCAGCGCAACGGTCTCTCCGAGGCCCGGCTGCGGGACACGCTCGCCACCGACAAGACCGCCTGGCTCGACTCGGCCGGCCGGCTGTTCTTCCGTGAGCCCGTCCTGACCCCCGCGCAGAAGGCTCCTGAGGCATCACCGCGCTGGGCGACCGAAGCCGTCGCCGCCGCCGAGGGGTCAGCCTTCGAGCTGCACAGCAAGCCTGGCTCGAACCGGGTGCTCTACCTGGACTTCGACGGGCACACCATCACCGGCACCGCGTGGAACGCCGACAAGGCGATCGACCCGGTGAACGTCTCGGCGTACGACACCGACGGGAACCCAGCGGTGTTCGGGACGGCCGAGCAGGACGTCGTACACGAGGTGTGGGCGCGGGTTGCGGAGGACTACGCCGCCTTCGATGTCGACGTGACGACGCAGCAGCCGTCGCAGGACGCGATCAACCGGACGAGCACCACCGACCAGCAGTACGGCACGCGCGTACTGATCGATCCTGACACCTGGTACCAGTCGGGCTGCGGTTGTGGCGGTGTCGCCTACATCGGTGTCTACGACAACTCGAGCCAGCACGACTACTACCAGCCCGCGCTGGTGTTCACGAAGGGCGTCGGTACCGGCGCGAAGAACATCGCCGAGGCCGCGTCGCACGAGGCCGGTCACAACGTCGGCCTCGGCCACGACGGCACCGCCTCCGTCGGGTACTACGAGGGCCACGGCTCCTGGGCGCCGATCATGGGCGTCGGCTACTACCGCGGCATCAGCCAGTGGAGCAAGGGCGAGTACGCCGGCGCCAACAACCCCGAGGACGACTACTCGGTCATCGGTACCCACGGCCTCGCCCTGCGTACCGACGAAGCAGGTGACACCACTGGCGCAGCTGCAACGCTCGCAGTCGGCGTCACCGCCAACGGCTTCATCGCCGCCGAGACCGACACCGACGTCTACCGCGTAGACGTCACCACCGCTGGCAACTACACCGCCACCGCGAGCGCGGCAGCCATCGGCGCCAACCTCGACATCAAGCTCGACCTACTCAACTCCGCCGGCACGGTAGTCACCTCAGCCGACCCAGCCTCCGGCCAGTCCAACGCCGGCACCCCGACGGGTCTGAGCGCCACCGTCACCAGCACCCTCCAGCCCGGCACCTACTACCTCCGCATCGACAACGTCGGCTACGGAGACCCCCTCAACACCGGCTACTCCACCTACGGCAGCCGAGGCGCCTACGCCTTGGCCATCAACCCGTCCTAA
- a CDS encoding pre-peptidase C-terminal domain-containing protein, with the protein MQSRIRRTGALVGAGAVLFGALAVVAANQAGADQKPSPAPLASLLGGQPLQGKAALGKLQPRLAELAERNGIAEQKLQRILATDKTSWLDKDGKLFYSEPVATAKQRSATAKSPKWATKAVAAATGPAFELHSKAGSNRVIYLDFDGHTITGTAWNANGKPATVNITAYDTDGNTGNWSTAEQNVVREVWARVAEDYAPFDVDVTTQAPAESAITRSGSSDQQYGTRVVIDPTSWYQSGCGCGGVAYVGVYDSTSQHSYYQPALVFTKGVGTGAKNIAEAASHEAGHNVGLSHDGTASVGYYSGHGSWAPIMGVGYSKAISQWSKGEYSSANNKEDDFAVVGQNGLALRADDHGNGTSDATALTVGTAVSGIYANDSDVDTFRVDLSAGTFTFAANSAAVGGDLDIKLQLLNASGAVVATADPASGQTNSGTPTGLSASISRQVSAGRYYLRVENTGYGNPLNTGYSTYGSRGAYSVKVTAG; encoded by the coding sequence ATGCAAAGCAGGATCCGCCGAACCGGTGCCCTGGTCGGTGCCGGCGCCGTACTTTTCGGAGCGCTGGCCGTCGTGGCCGCCAACCAGGCAGGCGCTGACCAGAAACCATCTCCCGCTCCATTGGCCTCGTTGCTCGGAGGCCAGCCGCTCCAAGGTAAGGCCGCCCTCGGCAAGCTGCAGCCGCGACTCGCCGAACTGGCTGAGCGCAACGGCATCGCCGAGCAGAAGCTGCAGCGGATCCTGGCCACCGACAAGACCAGCTGGCTGGACAAGGACGGCAAGCTCTTCTACTCGGAGCCGGTCGCCACCGCCAAGCAGCGCTCCGCCACCGCCAAGTCCCCGAAGTGGGCCACTAAGGCTGTCGCCGCCGCGACCGGCCCGGCCTTCGAGTTGCACAGCAAGGCCGGCTCGAACCGGGTCATCTACCTGGACTTCGACGGGCACACGATCACCGGGACCGCCTGGAACGCCAACGGCAAGCCGGCCACCGTGAACATCACGGCGTACGACACCGACGGCAACACCGGCAACTGGAGCACCGCTGAGCAGAACGTGGTCCGCGAGGTGTGGGCCCGGGTCGCCGAGGACTACGCGCCGTTCGACGTCGACGTGACGACGCAGGCGCCGGCCGAGTCGGCCATCACCCGGTCCGGCTCGTCCGACCAGCAGTACGGCACTCGCGTCGTGATCGACCCGACCAGCTGGTACCAGTCCGGCTGCGGCTGTGGTGGCGTGGCCTACGTCGGTGTCTACGACAGCACGTCGCAGCACTCGTACTACCAGCCCGCGCTCGTCTTCACGAAGGGCGTCGGTACCGGCGCGAAGAACATCGCCGAGGCCGCGTCGCACGAGGCCGGTCACAACGTCGGGCTCAGCCACGACGGCACCGCGTCGGTCGGCTACTACAGCGGCCACGGATCCTGGGCGCCGATCATGGGCGTCGGCTACTCCAAGGCGATCAGCCAGTGGAGCAAGGGCGAGTACTCGAGCGCGAACAACAAGGAAGACGACTTCGCGGTGGTCGGGCAGAACGGCCTGGCGCTGCGGGCGGACGACCACGGCAATGGCACCTCGGACGCGACCGCGCTCACGGTCGGCACTGCGGTCAGCGGCATCTACGCCAACGACTCCGACGTCGACACCTTCCGGGTCGACCTGTCCGCGGGCACCTTCACCTTCGCGGCCAACTCGGCGGCGGTCGGTGGCGATCTGGACATCAAGCTGCAGTTGCTCAATGCGTCCGGCGCCGTCGTCGCGACGGCCGACCCGGCATCCGGGCAGACCAACTCCGGTACGCCGACCGGCCTGAGCGCGAGCATCAGCCGTCAGGTGAGCGCCGGGCGGTACTACCTGCGCGTCGAGAACACCGGCTACGGCAACCCGCTGAACACCGGCTACTCGACGTACGGCAGCCGCGGCGCGTACTCCGTCAAGGTCACCGCCGGCTGA
- a CDS encoding dihydrofolate reductase family protein, with protein sequence MKLTLHTFLSIDGVMQGPGGFEEDRSGGFDRGGWLMPYGDEVMGEIVEGWFAKADAILLGRTTYTMMQAYWSQIHDGSNTATGLNDLPKYIATSTPLEPVWNDSTAISGDIVKQVEELKAKPGGELQIHGSCALARSLHAAGLIDEYRLITFPVAVGTGKRLFTEDAPATGFKLIESRVTGTGGVYSVLTPTPFLTGTAVIEDGSSTFSVES encoded by the coding sequence ATGAAGCTCACACTGCACACCTTCCTCAGCATCGACGGCGTCATGCAGGGCCCGGGCGGCTTCGAGGAGGACCGCAGCGGCGGCTTCGACCGCGGCGGCTGGCTGATGCCGTACGGCGACGAGGTGATGGGCGAGATCGTCGAGGGCTGGTTCGCCAAGGCGGACGCGATCCTGCTCGGCCGGACGACGTACACGATGATGCAGGCGTACTGGTCGCAGATCCACGACGGCAGCAACACCGCGACCGGGCTGAACGACCTGCCGAAGTACATCGCCACCTCCACCCCGCTGGAGCCGGTCTGGAACGACAGCACCGCGATCAGCGGCGACATCGTCAAGCAGGTCGAGGAGCTCAAGGCGAAGCCCGGCGGCGAGCTGCAGATTCACGGCTCGTGCGCGTTGGCCCGCTCGCTGCACGCGGCCGGCCTGATCGACGAGTACCGGCTGATCACCTTCCCGGTCGCGGTCGGCACCGGCAAGCGGCTGTTCACCGAGGACGCGCCAGCGACCGGCTTCAAGCTGATCGAGAGCCGTGTCACCGGCACCGGCGGCGTCTACTCCGTACTCACCCCGACCCCGTTTCTGACCGGTACCGCGGTGATCGAGGACGGCAGTTCCACTTTCAGCGTCGAGTCCTGA